A DNA window from Hordeum vulgare subsp. vulgare chromosome 1H, MorexV3_pseudomolecules_assembly, whole genome shotgun sequence contains the following coding sequences:
- the LOC123406692 gene encoding transcription factor MYB2-like: MDMDKEYYRACMGMEALPMSPAGLSAVTTEAAAMAVATASEDEGDLKRGPWTAEEDMLLVDYISKHGEGRWNSLARCAGLRRTGKSCRLRWLNYLRPDVRRGNITPEEQLLILDLHSRWGNRWSKIAQRLPGRTDNEVKNYWRTRVQKHAKQLHCDVNSDRFRDVVRQVWMPRLLERIQAESSSSAAAAAAGVGVPALTRAMSSPAGASQYHYVDHASSGEPSRPVAVTMSPDTSSTLRSSLSSADASHGAHFPAWGAATATASIDGSTMQCATVDGGAIGGDHCVIHGDSLSGSWSELLAATNIPDFEFGNFDDNLWSLEDIYC, translated from the exons ATGGACATGGACAAGGAGTACTACAGGGCCTGCATGGGCATGGAGGCACTGCCGATGAGCCCGGCCGGTTTGTCGGCGGTGACGAcggaggcggcggccatggcggtggCCACGGCGAGCGAGGACGAGGGCGACCTGAAGAGGGGCCCGTGGACGGCGGAGGAGGACATGCTGCTCGTCGACTACATCTCCAAGCACGGCGAGGGGCGCTGGAACTCGCTCGCTCGATGCGCAG GCCTGAGGCGCACTGGGAAGAGCTGCCGGCTCCGGTGGCTGAACTACCTCCGCCCCGACGTCCGGCGCGGCAACATCACGCCGGAGGAGCAGCTGCTGATACTCGACCTGCACTCCCGGTGGGGCAACCGCTGGTCCAAGATCGCGCAGCGCCTCCCGGGGAGGACGGACAACGAGGTCAAGAACTACTGGCGGACCAGAGTGCAGAAGCACGCCAAGCAGCTCCACTGCGACGTCAACAGCGACCGCTTCCGCGACGTCGTCAGGCAGGTCTGGATGCCGCGCCTCCTCGAGCGCATCCAGGCCGaaagctcctcctccgccgccgctgctgccgccggcgtggGTGTCCCGGCGCTGACGAGGGCGATGAGCTCGCCGGCTGGTGCATCACAGTACCACTACGTCGATCACGCGAGCAGCGGCGAGCCGAGCCGGCCGGTGGCGGTGACCATGAGCCCCGACACCTCGAGCACGCTCCGGTCTTCGCTGTCGTCGGCGGACGCGTCTCACGGAGCCCATTTCCCAGCGTGGGGCGCTGCCACTGCCACGGCGAGCATAGATGGGTCGACGATGCAGTGCGCCACCGTGGACGGTGGAGCCATAGGCGGCGATCATTGCGTCATCCACGGCGACAGCCTCAGCGGGAGCTGGTCGGAGCTCCTCGCCGCCACCAATATCCCGGACTTCGAGTTCGGAAATTTCGACGACAACTTGTGGAGCCTAGAGGACATTTACTGTTGA